Proteins encoded within one genomic window of Brachybacterium muris:
- a CDS encoding MFS transporter — MASPARQPRRDQSDQHEQYPQHDEHVPTTTGSIPTITGAIPVMEDEADRDLAHLPDEQDLSRTRAKVTVMVIVVLTTLSAIGPLATDMYIPAFPQVASDLATSAASLQFTLTAFFVGTATGQVVAGPLSDRIGRRTPLLIGIVLCLLASIGCALAPSVEILLLMRVLQGIGGGFGMVLGRAVLIDMTDGPELFRIMNIMQGIGGIAPIVALNIRLAGVR; from the coding sequence GTGGCTTCCCCCGCCCGCCAACCCCGCCGCGATCAGAGCGATCAGCACGAGCAGTACCCGCAGCACGACGAGCACGTCCCCACCACGACCGGCTCGATCCCCACCATCACCGGTGCGATCCCCGTGATGGAGGACGAGGCCGACCGCGACCTGGCCCACCTTCCCGATGAGCAGGACCTCTCGCGCACCCGCGCCAAGGTCACCGTGATGGTGATCGTCGTGCTCACCACGCTGAGCGCCATCGGCCCGCTGGCCACCGACATGTACATCCCGGCGTTCCCCCAGGTGGCCTCCGACCTCGCCACCAGTGCCGCGAGCCTGCAGTTCACCCTGACCGCCTTCTTCGTGGGCACCGCCACTGGCCAGGTGGTGGCTGGGCCGCTCTCGGACCGCATCGGGCGGCGCACCCCGCTGCTGATCGGCATCGTGCTGTGCCTGCTGGCGTCCATCGGCTGCGCCCTCGCCCCGAGCGTGGAGATCCTGCTGTTGATGCGGGTGCTCCAGGGCATCGGGGGCGGCTTCGGTATGGTGCTGGGCCGGGCAGTCCTCATAGACATGACCGACGGCCCCGAGCTGTTCCGGATCATGAACATCATGCAGGGCATCGGCGGGATCGCCCCGATCGTCGCACTGAATATTCGCCTCGCTGGGGTCCGCTGA
- a CDS encoding MFS transporter — protein MGGLILVVGQWREIFWAIAAMSLISLLGTLFLIPESLPQERRHAGGFRTFLHNAGTLLRRRLFVAYMLVNAFSAFALMAYVSASSFVVQEMLGFTSTQYSVSFAINSTGMMAAAFLSARLTRTIHPRRIMRVALAVVSLASFALLIGSLFFDTPAWIVLPAFFFTVAPQGMIFGNGAAMASEQAREFAGTGSAMLGLGFSFSASLAAPLVGIAGTHSSLPMAITMVVGSLISIGCFVLAGRHTPSAQRA, from the coding sequence ATGGGCGGCCTGATCCTGGTGGTCGGGCAGTGGCGCGAGATCTTCTGGGCGATCGCGGCGATGTCCCTGATCTCGTTGCTGGGCACACTGTTCCTGATCCCCGAGTCATTGCCGCAGGAGCGCCGCCATGCCGGCGGCTTCCGTACCTTCCTGCACAACGCCGGGACTCTGCTGCGGCGACGCCTGTTCGTCGCCTACATGCTGGTCAACGCCTTCTCGGCGTTCGCGCTGATGGCATACGTCTCCGCCTCCAGTTTCGTGGTGCAGGAGATGCTGGGCTTCACCTCCACCCAGTACTCCGTGAGCTTCGCGATCAACTCCACGGGCATGATGGCCGCCGCGTTCCTCTCAGCCCGCCTCACCCGCACCATCCACCCCCGCCGCATCATGCGAGTGGCGCTGGCGGTGGTGAGCCTGGCGAGCTTCGCCCTGCTGATCGGCAGCCTGTTCTTCGACACCCCGGCCTGGATCGTGCTCCCGGCGTTCTTCTTCACCGTGGCTCCGCAGGGCATGATCTTCGGCAACGGCGCAGCGATGGCCTCCGAGCAGGCCCGCGAGTTCGCCGGGACCGGCTCGGCGATGCTGGGCCTTGGCTTCTCCTTCTCGGCCTCCCTCGCCGCGCCGCTGGTGGGTATCGCCGGCACCCATTCCTCGTTGCCGATGGCGATCACCATGGTGGTCGGCTCCCTCATCTCGATCGGCTGCTTCGTGCTGGCCGGCCGGCACACCCCCTCGGCGCAGCGCGCATAG
- a CDS encoding queuosine precursor transporter: MNTRKDTHPGRPAGAVYADRGSSHFDILLAAMVTVVILSGIGAAKGVSFGTVPGTGFEIITDGGFFLFPLAYILGDVITELYGPRSARRAIITSFTVSVIATLSYQVIIALPPFPDDYGLAKQEALELALGPVWIVVVAGLAGFAAGQSLNSFLVSRMKQRTGERGLIGRLFTASGLGELVDTIIFCTIAAAAIGITTVEQWAQYTILGFLYKVLVQYAAIPVTAWVIRWLKRTDPTYQARLVGEAADADPGASTIVAGDAPTKA, from the coding sequence GTGAACACACGAAAAGACACCCACCCTGGACGCCCGGCCGGCGCCGTCTACGCCGACCGGGGTTCCTCGCACTTCGACATCCTGTTGGCAGCCATGGTCACCGTGGTGATCCTCTCCGGCATCGGCGCCGCCAAGGGCGTCAGCTTCGGCACGGTCCCCGGCACCGGTTTCGAGATCATCACCGACGGCGGCTTCTTCCTGTTCCCCCTGGCGTACATCCTCGGCGACGTCATCACCGAGCTGTACGGCCCTCGCTCCGCGCGCCGCGCGATTATCACCTCCTTCACCGTGAGCGTCATCGCCACCCTCAGCTACCAGGTGATCATCGCCCTGCCCCCGTTCCCCGACGACTACGGCCTGGCGAAGCAGGAAGCCCTCGAACTCGCCCTCGGCCCCGTCTGGATCGTGGTGGTGGCGGGCTTGGCAGGCTTCGCCGCCGGGCAGTCGCTGAACTCCTTCCTGGTGAGTCGCATGAAGCAGCGCACAGGCGAGCGCGGCCTGATCGGCAGGCTCTTCACCGCCAGCGGCCTTGGCGAACTGGTGGACACCATCATCTTCTGCACCATTGCCGCGGCCGCGATCGGCATCACCACCGTGGAGCAGTGGGCGCAGTACACGATCCTCGGATTCCTCTACAAAGTGCTGGTCCAGTACGCCGCGATCCCCGTGACCGCCTGGGTGATCCGCTGGCTGAAGCGCACCGATCCCACATACCAGGCTCGCCTCGTGGGGGAGGCCGCTGACGCGGACCCGGGCGCCTCGACGATCGTCGCAGGGGACGCCCCGACGAAAGCCTGA
- a CDS encoding ABC transporter permease subunit, whose product MTTHSIPGIEPIADDQAPLRRKRGVNWRHVGLAALLVLPNMALLLVFTYRPLLDNIRISFYHWNISSPRMRFVGLDNYVRYFSDPESWQIMLQTFLFTGATVVGSMVAGLGLALVLDRNLRGRNFVRAVVFAPYVIAGAAIGVAFQFVFDPNFGLVQQLLAWTSVESPNFYQHRWWALFMVTFTYFWKNLGYTFVIYLAALQGRRADLDEAAEIDRTPPWRRFWRITLPQLRGTTVFLSITVLLNSFQVFDIIQVMTKGGPFETATTTMVYQVYQETFVNSQAGYGAAVATVMFAFVLIITVIQARLQKES is encoded by the coding sequence GTGACCACACACTCCATCCCCGGGATCGAACCGATCGCGGATGATCAGGCCCCGCTGCGCCGCAAGCGCGGCGTGAACTGGCGGCACGTGGGCCTCGCAGCCCTGTTGGTGCTGCCGAACATGGCCCTGCTGCTCGTGTTCACCTACCGCCCCTTGCTGGACAACATCCGCATCTCGTTCTACCACTGGAACATCTCCTCACCGCGGATGAGGTTCGTGGGTCTGGACAACTACGTCCGCTACTTCTCGGACCCCGAGAGCTGGCAGATCATGCTGCAGACCTTCCTGTTCACCGGGGCCACGGTCGTCGGGTCGATGGTCGCCGGGCTGGGCCTGGCACTGGTGCTGGACCGCAACCTGCGCGGGCGCAACTTCGTGCGCGCCGTCGTGTTCGCCCCCTACGTGATCGCCGGAGCCGCCATCGGCGTCGCCTTCCAGTTCGTGTTCGACCCGAACTTCGGGCTGGTCCAGCAGCTGCTGGCGTGGACCTCTGTGGAGTCCCCGAACTTCTACCAGCACCGCTGGTGGGCCCTGTTCATGGTCACCTTCACCTACTTCTGGAAGAACCTCGGCTACACCTTCGTGATCTACCTGGCCGCACTGCAGGGCCGCCGTGCCGACCTGGACGAGGCCGCCGAGATCGACCGCACTCCCCCGTGGCGCCGCTTCTGGCGGATCACCCTGCCGCAGCTGCGAGGCACCACGGTGTTCCTGTCCATCACGGTGCTGCTGAACTCGTTCCAGGTGTTCGACATCATCCAGGTGATGACCAAGGGCGGCCCGTTCGAGACTGCCACCACCACGATGGTCTACCAGGTGTACCAGGAGACCTTCGTGAACTCCCAGGCCGGGTACGGCGCAGCCGTGGCCACCGTGATGTTCGCGTTCGTCCTGATCATCACGGTGATCCAGGCGCGGCTGCAGAAGGAGTCCTGA
- a CDS encoding VOC family protein, with protein sequence MVLDAEDARGLAEFYRQLYGLHYRPGDEPPAEGEADDDGWLVLRGAGISLAFQRTEKVARSTWPSSEVPQQFHLDTTVPTIDELERQKDRALALGATLLLDRTDDPEEPLYVVADPAGHPLCIFVSE encoded by the coding sequence GTGGTCCTCGATGCCGAGGACGCCCGTGGGCTCGCAGAGTTCTACCGACAGCTGTACGGCCTCCACTACCGACCCGGCGACGAGCCCCCGGCTGAGGGGGAGGCGGACGACGACGGGTGGCTGGTGCTGCGCGGTGCCGGGATCTCCCTGGCGTTCCAACGCACCGAGAAGGTGGCGCGGTCCACATGGCCCTCGAGCGAGGTGCCTCAACAATTCCACCTCGACACCACCGTGCCCACCATCGACGAGCTGGAGCGGCAGAAGGACAGGGCTCTGGCTCTGGGGGCCACACTCCTGCTGGACCGCACGGATGACCCGGAGGAACCGCTGTACGTGGTCGCCGATCCTGCGGGCCATCCGCTGTGCATCTTCGTGAGTGAGTGA
- a CDS encoding CPBP family intramembrane glutamic endopeptidase: MTNIYQEPSVPERAGAPTPDPNPTPAVASVRPPAVDQSRPFGAHVRMSWWKPLVIVPLLIILMLVIQIVASVGVVMFEWLVLGNEPDMANLALSPLMMLAANLSIAAMAPISIALMRWIGKVPVREQFALARRASWGRLGVYTGMFLVLLLVVNAIFFVIDPSSLQAISLSGGVIALIVITLFTTPLQAAAEEIMFRGAIMPSVASWIRPAKVALVVGLVVSSIIFGIMHGSVDPWLLSYYTIFGAAMAAMAVISRGLEAPIALHVVNNVVIMVIGALGSDDGAIVIDRSVGMGGPFILAFIAMDLVAVGLVWLYERRRRAQQKDNVRGGVAQPTA; the protein is encoded by the coding sequence ATGACGAACATCTATCAGGAGCCTTCCGTCCCTGAACGGGCCGGTGCTCCCACCCCCGACCCGAACCCGACGCCCGCCGTTGCCTCGGTACGGCCACCGGCCGTCGACCAGAGCCGCCCCTTCGGTGCTCACGTGCGCATGAGCTGGTGGAAGCCACTGGTGATCGTGCCCCTGCTGATCATCCTGATGCTGGTGATCCAGATCGTCGCCAGCGTCGGTGTGGTGATGTTCGAGTGGCTCGTGCTCGGCAACGAGCCGGACATGGCGAATCTCGCGCTGTCGCCGCTGATGATGCTGGCCGCGAACCTGAGCATCGCCGCGATGGCACCGATCTCGATCGCTCTGATGCGGTGGATCGGGAAGGTGCCGGTGCGTGAGCAGTTCGCCCTTGCCCGCCGCGCCTCCTGGGGGCGACTGGGCGTGTACACCGGGATGTTCCTGGTGCTGCTGCTGGTGGTCAACGCGATCTTCTTTGTGATCGACCCAAGTTCCCTGCAGGCCATCTCCCTCAGCGGTGGGGTGATCGCACTGATCGTCATCACCCTGTTCACCACCCCGTTGCAGGCCGCTGCCGAGGAGATCATGTTCCGCGGCGCGATCATGCCGTCGGTCGCCTCATGGATCCGCCCCGCGAAGGTGGCTCTGGTGGTGGGTCTGGTGGTCTCCAGCATCATCTTCGGCATCATGCACGGGTCGGTGGACCCGTGGCTGCTGAGCTACTACACGATCTTCGGCGCCGCGATGGCTGCGATGGCCGTGATCAGCCGAGGTCTGGAGGCCCCGATCGCCCTCCACGTCGTCAACAACGTGGTGATCATGGTGATCGGCGCGCTGGGGTCGGACGATGGTGCGATCGTGATCGACCGCTCGGTGGGCATGGGCGGACCGTTCATACTGGCGTTCATCGCGATGGATCTGGTGGCCGTGGGGCTGGTGTGGCTGTACGAGCGCCGTCGACGCGCCCAGCAGAAGGACAACGTCCGCGGGGGAGTAGCGCAGCCCACTGCCTGA
- a CDS encoding ABC transporter ATP-binding protein, with translation MAHVAFRQASRIFDPARLPAVNRVNLEIVDGEFLVLVGPSGSGKSTAMRMLAGLEPVDEGSILIDGQDVTEMRARDRDVAMVFQSYALYPNMTARQNIAFALENLKLPKDEIARKVQEAARMLELEPLLDKKPAAMSGGQRQRVAMGRSIVRDPKVWCMDEPLSNLDAKLRVATRAQIASLQRDLGVTTVYVTHDQTEAMTMGDRVAVLKDGVLQQVDEPTHMYEHPGNTFVAEFIGSPSITILEGVTVKEGRALLGEGHRLDLGMPPEFDEKIADRVLVGVRPEHWEIVSRSDEDRDDQCVPLEVQLVENLGAEAFAYCVAQVTPGSTVSIRQKRIAVRLDSAKDAVQGDVLWLRPRPGSCSFFHPDSEINLEYL, from the coding sequence ATGGCCCACGTCGCCTTCCGCCAGGCGTCCCGCATCTTCGACCCTGCACGCCTGCCGGCCGTGAACCGCGTGAACCTGGAGATCGTCGACGGCGAGTTCCTGGTGCTCGTGGGACCGTCCGGCAGCGGCAAGTCCACCGCGATGCGGATGCTCGCCGGACTGGAGCCGGTAGACGAGGGCAGCATCCTCATCGACGGCCAGGACGTCACCGAGATGCGTGCCCGTGATCGTGACGTGGCCATGGTGTTCCAGTCCTACGCGCTGTACCCGAACATGACCGCCCGGCAGAACATCGCCTTCGCCCTGGAGAACCTGAAGCTCCCCAAGGACGAGATCGCCCGCAAGGTGCAGGAGGCGGCCCGGATGCTCGAGCTGGAGCCACTGCTGGACAAGAAGCCGGCTGCGATGTCCGGCGGCCAGCGGCAGCGCGTGGCGATGGGCCGTTCCATCGTGCGCGACCCCAAGGTGTGGTGCATGGACGAGCCGCTGTCCAACCTCGATGCGAAGCTGCGCGTGGCCACACGCGCCCAGATCGCTTCCCTGCAGCGCGACCTGGGGGTGACCACCGTGTACGTCACCCACGATCAGACCGAGGCGATGACCATGGGCGATCGGGTGGCGGTGCTGAAGGACGGGGTGCTGCAGCAGGTCGACGAGCCCACCCACATGTACGAGCACCCGGGTAACACCTTCGTCGCCGAGTTCATCGGTTCCCCCTCGATCACGATCCTGGAGGGCGTCACCGTGAAGGAGGGCCGCGCCCTGCTGGGCGAGGGCCACCGCTTGGACCTCGGCATGCCGCCCGAGTTCGACGAGAAGATCGCCGATCGCGTGCTGGTGGGGGTGCGGCCGGAGCACTGGGAGATCGTCTCCCGCTCCGATGAGGACCGTGACGACCAGTGCGTGCCCCTGGAGGTGCAGCTGGTGGAGAACCTGGGGGCAGAGGCCTTCGCCTACTGCGTGGCCCAGGTGACCCCGGGCTCCACTGTGTCGATCCGGCAGAAGCGGATCGCCGTGCGCCTGGACTCCGCCAAGGACGCGGTGCAGGGGGATGTGCTCTGGTTGCGACCTCGACCCGGCTCCTGTTCCTTCTTCCACCCCGACAGCGAGATCAACCTCGAGTACCTCTGA
- a CDS encoding carbohydrate ABC transporter permease produces MSTVVLPPTPGTTVEAEPTLTAAQKRRRAAAVGDAGSPAGRIAGYAAMVLAALMFLLPLYFIVITSLKTHGDIYSNPISWIPDPFVPGNYVDVFNNLNFGMYLRNSLIITSALTVVEVTLGVLSAYGFAFLKFPGRDLLFVLVIGSLMVPNQITIISNYALVAQWGWRNTFIGIIVPLAGVAFGTFLMRNHFLSLPTEIMEAAEMDHAGFFRTLFKVVLPMSWPTLSAFTLITVVTEWNQYLWPFLIANDDSVIPLPIGLTQLQDAEGMTNWGPVMAGTVITTIPMLIVFALLQKQMIKGLTAGAVKG; encoded by the coding sequence ATGAGCACCGTCGTCCTCCCTCCAACACCAGGCACCACCGTCGAGGCAGAGCCCACCCTCACCGCCGCACAGAAGCGCCGGCGCGCCGCGGCAGTGGGCGATGCCGGCTCCCCCGCCGGCAGGATCGCCGGGTACGCAGCGATGGTCCTCGCGGCGCTGATGTTCCTGCTGCCGCTGTACTTCATCGTAATCACCTCGCTGAAGACCCACGGCGACATCTACTCCAACCCCATCAGCTGGATCCCCGACCCCTTCGTCCCGGGCAACTACGTGGACGTGTTCAACAACCTCAACTTCGGGATGTACCTGCGCAACTCCCTGATCATCACCTCGGCGCTGACCGTGGTGGAGGTGACGCTGGGAGTGCTGAGCGCCTACGGGTTCGCGTTCCTGAAGTTCCCAGGACGGGACCTGCTGTTCGTCCTGGTCATCGGCTCACTGATGGTCCCCAACCAGATCACCATCATCTCCAACTACGCGCTGGTGGCGCAGTGGGGCTGGCGCAACACCTTCATCGGCATCATCGTGCCGCTGGCGGGCGTCGCCTTCGGGACCTTCCTGATGCGCAACCACTTCCTGTCCCTGCCCACCGAGATCATGGAAGCGGCCGAAATGGACCACGCCGGCTTCTTCCGCACCCTGTTCAAGGTCGTCCTGCCGATGTCCTGGCCCACCCTCAGCGCCTTCACGCTGATCACCGTGGTCACCGAGTGGAACCAATACCTGTGGCCGTTCCTGATCGCCAACGACGACAGCGTGATCCCCCTGCCCATCGGTCTGACCCAGCTGCAGGACGCCGAGGGCATGACCAACTGGGGCCCGGTAATGGCCGGAACCGTCATCACCACCATCCCCATGCTGATCGTCTTCGCGCTGCTGCAGAAGCAGATGATCAAGGGCCTCACGGCAGGCGCTGTGAAGGGTTGA
- a CDS encoding MMPL family transporter, which yields MSSSLYRLGRAMAAAGWKIVALWTALLIAVAALAFGLNGSFSTEFEIPGTEGQAGIDNLATRFPEMGGTSGQVVFRTTDGTTVDELQGPIEETMTAIGEVEGVEVAPSPFDELSPGTRNQDDTALIAQFQLDGQIGEFPASAPSEVLEIVEAANTPELEAHLGGQVLNSAEIPFSIGEVLGIVVALIILAIIFRSFLPAIIPIVTAIMGVGISMLALVALSAGIEIPSVTTALGTMLGLAVGIDYALFILHRHRGNLEQGDDVTESIGTSLATSGSAVIFAGIAVIIALVGLFVTRIPFVTVMGVAAAATVALSVLVAVTMLPAIMGMLGERLRPRKVRRLMADNGGTLPAEDPQQGPRKKPFGTGWVRLVTKVPALTILVVVLGVGAMSVPLKDLELALPDQGTEQPGTPARDTYDLIAEEFGPGYNGPLLVTADIINTTDPLGVVEQLENEIASHPDVREIQIATPNRGADLAVIAVVPEGGPTEQSTKDLVQDLRDAGPTWEEEFSISEVTVTGATAVGIDVTDMLSEALLPFGIFVVGLSLILLMVVFRSIWVPIKASLGYLLSVGAAFGVTAMVFEYGWMNDLFFVSVNGPVVAFMPIFVMGVLFGLAMDYEVFLVSRMREEYVHSGDARRAIEKGFTGSAPVVTAAALIMVAVFAGFITTGWFMLQPIAIGLAVGVLVDAFIVRMTLVPAVLALLGPRAWTLPAWLDRLLPTVDVEGEGLAHVLEHRRWTEQNGKAALRLDGAVVPTPDDGEPLGPLSGSITPGTLLVVRSADDAARGAFLSLVAGRLSPTEGIVALHDRLLPQDTGAVQGRTHWIGPRTDVTARLRDVTGKDLAHRVVVIEQIEDLAHAATVTEDHTIQLLDELLERGVTVVIGSRSEHALDAERHLHESLQDPTRLTALALHRSPAPEGALV from the coding sequence GTGTCCTCCTCCCTGTACCGACTCGGTCGCGCCATGGCAGCGGCCGGGTGGAAGATCGTCGCCCTGTGGACGGCCCTGCTGATCGCGGTCGCCGCCCTCGCCTTCGGGCTGAACGGCTCCTTCTCCACCGAGTTCGAGATCCCCGGCACGGAGGGGCAGGCCGGCATCGACAACCTCGCCACCCGCTTCCCCGAGATGGGCGGCACCTCCGGCCAGGTGGTCTTCCGCACCACCGACGGCACCACGGTGGACGAACTGCAGGGGCCGATCGAGGAGACGATGACGGCGATCGGCGAGGTGGAGGGCGTGGAGGTGGCTCCCTCCCCCTTCGACGAGCTCTCCCCCGGCACCCGCAACCAGGACGACACCGCCCTGATCGCCCAGTTCCAGCTGGACGGGCAGATCGGTGAGTTCCCCGCATCCGCGCCGAGTGAGGTGCTGGAGATCGTCGAGGCCGCCAATACCCCCGAGCTGGAGGCCCACCTGGGCGGTCAGGTGCTCAACAGCGCCGAGATCCCCTTCAGCATCGGTGAGGTGCTGGGCATCGTGGTGGCCCTGATCATCCTGGCGATCATCTTCCGCTCGTTCCTGCCGGCGATCATCCCGATCGTCACCGCGATCATGGGCGTGGGCATCTCCATGCTGGCCCTGGTGGCGCTCTCCGCCGGGATCGAGATCCCCTCGGTCACCACCGCACTCGGCACGATGCTGGGCCTGGCCGTGGGCATCGACTACGCGCTGTTCATCCTGCACCGCCATCGCGGCAACCTCGAGCAGGGCGACGACGTCACCGAGTCCATCGGCACGTCCCTGGCCACTTCCGGCAGCGCCGTCATCTTCGCCGGCATCGCCGTGATCATCGCCCTGGTGGGCCTGTTCGTCACCCGCATCCCCTTCGTCACCGTCATGGGTGTGGCAGCTGCAGCCACCGTGGCCCTGTCCGTGCTGGTGGCGGTGACGATGCTGCCCGCGATCATGGGCATGCTCGGCGAGAGACTGCGCCCCAGGAAAGTGCGCCGCCTGATGGCGGACAACGGAGGCACCCTGCCTGCCGAGGACCCCCAGCAGGGCCCCCGGAAGAAGCCCTTCGGCACCGGCTGGGTGCGCCTTGTCACCAAGGTCCCGGCCCTGACCATCCTGGTGGTGGTGCTGGGCGTCGGTGCGATGTCCGTCCCGCTGAAGGACCTGGAGCTGGCCCTGCCCGACCAGGGCACCGAGCAGCCCGGCACCCCCGCCCGCGACACCTACGACCTGATCGCCGAGGAGTTCGGCCCCGGGTACAACGGTCCGCTGCTGGTCACCGCCGACATCATCAACACCACCGATCCGCTCGGCGTGGTGGAGCAGCTCGAGAACGAGATCGCCTCCCACCCCGACGTGCGCGAGATCCAGATCGCCACCCCCAACCGCGGCGCCGACCTGGCGGTGATCGCCGTGGTCCCCGAGGGCGGCCCCACCGAGCAGTCCACCAAGGACCTCGTGCAAGACCTGCGCGACGCCGGCCCCACCTGGGAGGAGGAGTTCAGCATCTCCGAGGTCACCGTGACCGGTGCGACCGCCGTCGGCATCGACGTCACCGACATGCTCTCGGAGGCCCTGCTGCCGTTCGGCATCTTCGTGGTGGGCCTGTCGCTGATACTGCTGATGGTGGTGTTCCGCTCGATCTGGGTGCCGATCAAGGCGTCGCTGGGCTATCTGTTGTCCGTGGGTGCAGCCTTCGGCGTGACCGCGATGGTCTTCGAGTACGGCTGGATGAACGATCTGTTCTTCGTGAGCGTCAACGGCCCGGTGGTGGCCTTCATGCCGATCTTCGTGATGGGTGTGCTGTTCGGCCTGGCCATGGACTACGAGGTGTTCCTCGTCTCCCGGATGCGCGAGGAGTACGTCCACTCCGGTGATGCCAGGCGCGCCATCGAGAAGGGCTTCACCGGCAGCGCCCCCGTGGTCACCGCCGCCGCCCTGATCATGGTCGCCGTGTTCGCCGGGTTCATCACCACCGGCTGGTTCATGCTGCAGCCCATCGCGATCGGCCTGGCTGTCGGTGTGCTGGTGGACGCCTTCATCGTCCGCATGACCCTGGTGCCCGCGGTGCTGGCCCTGCTGGGCCCGCGCGCCTGGACGCTGCCGGCATGGCTGGACCGCCTGCTCCCCACGGTCGACGTCGAGGGCGAGGGCCTGGCGCACGTGCTCGAGCACCGCCGCTGGACCGAGCAGAACGGCAAGGCAGCCCTGCGACTGGACGGAGCCGTGGTCCCCACCCCCGATGACGGCGAACCGCTGGGACCGCTCAGCGGGTCCATCACCCCCGGCACCCTGCTGGTGGTGCGCAGCGCCGACGACGCAGCCCGTGGTGCCTTCCTGTCCCTGGTCGCGGGCCGCCTCTCCCCCACCGAGGGGATCGTCGCCCTGCACGACCGGCTGCTGCCGCAGGACACCGGCGCCGTCCAGGGCCGCACCCACTGGATCGGCCCGCGGACCGACGTGACCGCTCGGCTCCGGGACGTGACCGGCAAGGACCTTGCACACCGGGTGGTGGTGATCGAGCAGATCGAGGACCTCGCACACGCCGCGACCGTCACCGAGGACCACACCATCCAGCTCCTGGACGAGCTGCTGGAGCGCGGCGTCACCGTGGTGATCGGCTCCCGCTCCGAGCACGCCCTGGACGCCGAGCGTCATCTGCACGAGTCCCTGCAGGATCCCACCCGCCTCACCGCCCT
- a CDS encoding ABC transporter substrate-binding protein: MSVDRRSFIGLAGASAAALTLAACSGAGAGSESGGGQEGDGTLQFWSNHPGGSKELEQAMIDAWNEANPDTPAALVSAGANYEELAQRVNAALTGGDLPDVFIASDVTWFNFALNEATTPLDDLWTENDIDSDDIVDTLREDYTFEDKHYGMPYCRSTCLMYFNTDVLTAAGLPTDRGPETWQEFAEWAPKIVEANDGKPALVVPDGANYLDWYFQGMIWAFGGKYSEGWEPTFTSAEAVEAGTFLQEQVRAGHIAIDANASNTFAIGEASGLLQSTGSLGGLNDTASAPFHTTFLPGPGPSCATGGAGLAIPAGISDERKAIAVKFMDFITSTENTITFTQATGYMPVRKSALEHPDEVAYLEENPNAQTAIDQLAENTAPQDAARVFVPGGGARIGGGLDRITIGDEDVQTVFQSLSDETQEVIERDIEPLLG, from the coding sequence ATGTCCGTCGACCGTCGCAGTTTCATCGGCCTGGCCGGCGCTTCCGCCGCCGCACTCACCCTCGCTGCCTGCTCCGGTGCCGGTGCCGGGTCAGAATCCGGTGGCGGGCAGGAGGGCGACGGCACCCTCCAGTTCTGGTCGAACCACCCCGGTGGTTCCAAGGAGCTCGAGCAGGCCATGATCGACGCCTGGAACGAGGCCAACCCCGATACCCCCGCCGCCCTGGTCAGCGCCGGCGCCAACTACGAGGAGCTCGCCCAGCGCGTCAACGCCGCCCTCACCGGTGGTGATCTGCCGGATGTCTTCATCGCCTCGGACGTCACCTGGTTCAACTTCGCGCTGAACGAGGCGACCACGCCGCTGGACGACCTGTGGACCGAGAACGACATCGACTCCGACGACATCGTGGACACCCTCCGTGAGGACTACACCTTCGAGGACAAGCACTACGGCATGCCGTACTGCCGCTCCACCTGCCTGATGTACTTCAACACCGACGTGCTCACCGCTGCCGGGCTGCCCACCGACCGTGGACCGGAGACCTGGCAGGAGTTCGCCGAGTGGGCCCCGAAGATCGTGGAGGCCAACGACGGCAAGCCCGCCCTGGTGGTCCCGGACGGTGCCAACTACCTGGACTGGTACTTCCAGGGCATGATCTGGGCCTTCGGCGGGAAGTACTCCGAGGGATGGGAGCCCACCTTCACCTCCGCCGAGGCGGTCGAGGCAGGCACGTTCCTCCAGGAGCAGGTGCGCGCCGGGCACATCGCCATCGACGCCAACGCGAGCAACACCTTCGCGATCGGCGAGGCCTCAGGCCTGCTGCAGTCCACCGGGTCCCTGGGCGGACTGAACGACACCGCCTCCGCCCCGTTCCACACCACCTTCCTTCCCGGCCCCGGTCCGTCCTGCGCCACCGGCGGTGCCGGACTGGCGATCCCCGCGGGGATCTCCGACGAGCGCAAGGCGATCGCCGTGAAGTTCATGGACTTCATCACCAGCACGGAGAACACAATCACGTTCACCCAGGCCACCGGCTACATGCCGGTGCGGAAGTCCGCACTGGAGCACCCCGACGAGGTCGCCTACCTCGAGGAGAACCCCAACGCGCAGACCGCCATCGACCAACTGGCCGAGAACACCGCCCCGCAGGACGCGGCCCGCGTTTTCGTCCCCGGCGGCGGTGCCCGGATCGGCGGCGGCCTGGACCGCATCACCATCGGCGACGAGGACGTGCAGACCGTCTTCCAGTCGCTGTCCGACGAGACCCAGGAGGTCATCGAGCGCGACATCGAGCCGCTGCTCGGCTGA